The following proteins are encoded in a genomic region of Triticum dicoccoides isolate Atlit2015 ecotype Zavitan chromosome 1B, WEW_v2.0, whole genome shotgun sequence:
- the LOC119348741 gene encoding ADP-ribosylation factor 2 has translation MGLTFTKLFSRLFAKKEMRILMVGLDAAGKTTILYKLKLGEIVTTIPTIGFNVETVEYKNISFTVWDVGGQDKIRPLWRHYFQNTQGLIFVVDSNDRERVVEARDELHRMLNEDELRDAVLLVFANKQDLPNAMNAAEITDKLGLHSLRQRHWYIQSTCATSGEGLYEGLDWLSNNIANKA, from the exons ATGGGGCTCACGTTCACGAAGCTGTTCAGCCGGCTCTTCGCCAAGAAGGAGATGAGGATCCTCATGGTCGGTCTCGATGCGGCTGGTAAGACCACCATCCTCTACAAGCTCAAGCTCGGAGAGATCGTCACCACCATCCCCACCATCG GGTTTAATGTCGAAACTGTAGAGTACAAGAACATTAGTTTCACCGTTTGGGATGTCGGGGGTCAGGACAAG ATCAGGCCCCTGTGGAGGCACTACTTCCAGAACACCCAGGGTCTCATTTTTGTCGTGGACAGCAATGACAGAGAGCGTGTTGTTGAGGCAAGAGATGAGCTTCACCGGATGCTGAATGAG GATGAGCTGCGTGATGCTGTGCTGCTGGTGTTTGCCAACAAGCAAGATCTTCCTAATGCCATGAACGCTGCTGAAATCACTGACAAGCTTGGCCTGCATTCTCTGCGCCAGCGACACTG GTACATCCAGAGCACATGTGCTACCTCTGGAGAGGGGTTGTACGAGGGCCTTGACTGGCTGTCCAACAACATTGCCAACAAG GCTTGA